The genomic stretch CGCGAGCAACGCCAGCACCGCATGCGCCAGCCGAGTCTTCATTGCAGAAGCCGCCGGGCCACCTCGGTATAAATGTCGATGGCTTGCAGCAGTTCTTTCTTTGCCAGCCGCTCCCCAGGGGTGTGCGCCACATGGATCGATCCTGGCCCGAGCAGCAGAGGCTCTCCCCAGTTCGAAAGAGCAGGGATATCCGTGGTAAAAGCAGCCACCATGGTTGGCACGCCATCAATCCTGCGCATGCGCACGAAGGGAAGCTCCAGCGTGAAATCGACCTCCGCCAATCCCCGAACCGTATCCTCAATGGCCTTGCGCGTCGATGCGGAGTCTCCCACCAGACGCACCAGCAGTTGAGCCTCGGCGGAATCCGGAACAATGTTCGGTGCGTGACCACCCTCGATCACACCGATATTCAGCGTGCTGCTGCCCACGTCTTCGGTTGCCGGCAGCTCTAACTGGAGCACGCGTCCCAGCGCCACGATCATCTTGTTGATCGCGTTGTCGCCCAGCTCAGGATAAGCAGAATGCGCCATCTTTCCCGAGGTGCGGAGAACCACGCGCAGAGCACCCTTGGAGGCCAGGGCAAGCCGGTTGTCGGTCGGCTCACCGTTGATCAGAAAGCGGCTCCCTTTGGGCGAAAGATTCGCGACCTTCGCTCCCGCCGAATCGCGCTCCTCACCGGCAACCAGCAGCAGGCCCACCTTGAAGCCCGCCTTCGTCAGCCGCTCCAGCGCGCCGATCTGCGCGGCGATGATTCCCTTAGCGTCGCAGGCGCCCCGTCCATAGATGAAATCCGCATCCTCGCGGCTGCCGAAAAAGGGAGGCACCGTGTCCAGATGGGTGGAAAACACCAGGTCGGGAGTTTCGCCGGCGCGGCCCGCGTAGAGATTCGCTCGCTCCGCGGTATCCTTGCTATCCGCCGGCTGGGGAACCGGGGTTGTCTCCACGGCATAGCCCTGCGCCGTCAAAAACTGCGCCAGAAACGCTGCCACAGGACCTTCATGGTAGGTCGTCGAG from Acidisarcina sp. encodes the following:
- a CDS encoding M20/M25/M40 family metallo-hydrolase encodes the protein MNFDPIQLTRQLIDIDSTTYHEGPVAAFLAQFLTAQGYAVETTPVPQPADSKDTAERANLYAGRAGETPDLVFSTHLDTVPPFFGSREDADFIYGRGACDAKGIIAAQIGALERLTKAGFKVGLLLVAGEERDSAGAKVANLSPKGSRFLINGEPTDNRLALASKGALRVVLRTSGKMAHSAYPELGDNAINKMIVALGRVLQLELPATEDVGSSTLNIGVIEGGHAPNIVPDSAEAQLLVRLVGDSASTRKAIEDTVRGLAEVDFTLELPFVRMRRIDGVPTMVAAFTTDIPALSNWGEPLLLGPGSIHVAHTPGERLAKKELLQAIDIYTEVARRLLQ